Below is a window of Patescibacteria group bacterium DNA.
GTGGTAACGATCGCCCTCCTTTCATTTGTGGTTTGGTATTTCTGGCAGGGAAGCACCTTTTTATTCGCCCTGACTGCCTTGGTGGCAGTTTTGGTTATTGCCTGTCCCTGTGCTTTGGGAATTGCTACTCCAACAGCTATTATGGCTGGGACTAGTAGAGGAGCGGAAAAAGGCATTCTAATTAAAGGGGGACAGTATCTAGAAAAGGCCCGAGAATTAACCACTATTGTTTTTGATAAGACTGGAACACTTACTAAAGGAGAACCAGAAGTAACCAATATAAGAGGAGATGTTTTAAAATTAGCAGCTAGCCTTGGAAACAATACCACTCATCCCTTGGATAAAGCCATTGTAAAAGAGGCAAAGAGCAAAAACATAGCGCTATTAAATGTCCAAAATTTCGAAGCAATTCCAGGGAAGGGAATTAAAGGAAAGATAAGAGAAAAGAAAGTCTTATTGGGAAATCGTAGACTAGTTAAGAGTGATTTAGGCAAAGAATGGGAAGAGGAAGGGAAAACAGTGATATTGATTTCAGTAGAAGGAGAAGTAAAAGGGGCAATTGCTGTTGCCGATACCTTAAAAGAACATTCAAAAGAGGCAATCGAAAATCTAAAGAAGATGGGACTAAAGATAGTAATGATTACCGGAGATAATGAAAAAACTGCACGGGCCATTGGAGAACAGTTGAGGGTTGATGAAATTTTAGCCGAGGTTCTTCCCCAAGATAAAGAAAAAGAAATTAGAAGACTTCAAAATGAAGGGAAGATTGTGGGAGCAGTAGGTGATGGGATAAATGATGCTCCGATGCTCGTAGCCTCAGATATTGGTATTGCTATGGGCGCTGGCACTGACGTAGCCAAAGAAGCTGGAGGTATTATTTTAGTTAAGGATGATATAAGGGATGTGGTTAAAGCAATTGAACTTTCCAGAAAAACTTTCTTAAAAATAAAACAAAATCTCTTTTTAGCTTTTATTTACAACGTCTTAGCTATTCCTATTGCTGCTGGCCTTCTCTATCCTTGGCTAGGTTTCTTATTAAGACCAGAAATTGCCGCTCTTGCTATGATTCTTTCTGATATATCGGTCGTGAGTAACTCTCTTTTGCTTAGAAAGTGGAACTAGTAAAGAAAAATTTCCATCAATAGCAGTCGCTTGACTGCTTTTTAAATAAATTTTAAATTAAAGATTATTATGATATACTAAGAGAGATTAAAATGAAGAAAATCATTTGGTTATTACTTTTAATTATTTTTTTAAGCCTTTGGATTAAAGCCGATTTTAGTTTAGCTCAAGAAAGCCAAATCAATCTTTATTTTTTTTATGGAGAAACTTGTTCTCATTGCAAAAAGGCAGAAAAATTTTTGGGAAATTTAAAAGAAAAATATCCTGAACTTCAAATAAAATCTTTTGAGGTTTTTGGGAATAAAGAAAATGCTGGATTGCTCTTAAAGTTCTTGGAAGCCTGCGAGGAAAAAAAACAGGTTCGCGTTCCAGTCATATTTATTGGGAATGAAGTCATAATTAGATATTTAAGCGATGAAACCACTGGTAAAACAATTGAAGCTGCAGTTTTTCAATGTTTAGAGAAGGGCTGCTCAGACCCCTTAGAGAAATTAGGAGAATGCGAGACCTGTGAATGCGAGGGCGAAATGTGCGATTGCCAGGTATGCGAGTGCAAACCCAGGGAAACCGAAATGGATCAAATCATCCGCCTTCCCTTAATTGGCGAAATTGATCTTTCTAAATTATCTCTACCGACATTGACAGTGATTTTGGGAGCCTTAGATGGCTTAAATCCCTGTGCGATGTGGGTTTTAGCATTTTTAATTATTCTTTTAATAAATACTCGTTCAAGAAAAAGGATGTGGTTAATTGGCGGGACTTTCATTCTAGCTTCAGGAATTGTTTATTTTTTAGTTTTGTCTGCTTGGCTAAATTTGTTTTTAGCAATATCCTATGTCAATCTAACAAGAAAATTGATTGGAATTCTGGCAATTGGAGTAGGGATTTGGCAGATTAAAAATTTTGTTACTTATCATCCAGGAGTTTGCAAAGTTCTTGGTTTAAGATCGAAGCTGGAAAAAGGATTGCGAGATCGGGCTGAGAAAATAGTTACTTCTCCATTTACTTTTGGAATAATAGTCGGCTTAATTATTTTAGCCCTAGGAGTGAATTTGGTAGAATTTTTCTGCTCATTCGGATTGCCAGCATTTTTTACGCAGATTTTATCTTTAAATAACTTAAGTAAATTTAGTTACTATTCTTATCTTTTGCTTTATACTTTCATTTTTATGCTCGATGATTTGATTATTCTTTTGTTAGCAATTATTACCTTAAGCAAAATTGGTTTTACTGAAAAATATAACTATTGGTCAACTCTAATTGGAGGATTATTAATACTGGCCTTGGGAATTTTGTTAATATTTAAACCCGAGCTTTTAATGTTTGGTTAAAACATCAGAAAGGGCGATGGGGAAACTGGGTGTTTCCCCGTAGCGGAAATATTAAAACCGAGGGGTTTTAAGGAGCGGTGTTAGCGCAATTGCCGAAGGCAATTGTCGCGTGCCGCGACGTTCGGTTAAGCACCATATTATCTATGAATCAAAATTGGATTAGAGAAATTCAAGAAAGGGTAAAGGGAATTCCTATTTCCAGTGGTAGATCCGATAAATTTGGCAAAATTAGTTTTGATGATTTGGTTTTCGTCCCAGCCCAGTTAGCTAAAAGACCGGTAGATTATTTTAAAGAGGAAATTAGCTCAAAGACAATTATCGGTAAAAAAAGTAAAAAACCGATAGAACTTAAAACCCCAATTATCATTGGAGCGATGTCTTTTGGGGCTTTGTCTGGCGAGGCAAAGATTGCCTTAGCCAAGGCTTCGACAATCGTCGGAACAATCGAAAACACTGGAGAAGGAGGAATACTGTCCGAGGAAAGGAAATTTTCAAAATATTTAATCGTTCAGTACAGCACTGGAAGGTTTGGTATAGATGAAGAAATATTAAAAAAGGCTGATGCCATTGAGATTAAAATTGGACAGGGGGCAAAGCCAGGTATGGGTGGCTATTTACCAGGAGAAAAGGTAACCGAAGAAATCGCCAGAATTAGAAAAGTTGAGAAAGATAAAGAAATTCGTTCTCCGGCCTGTCATCCGGATATAAAAAATGTTGAAGATTTAAGAGAAAAAGTAAGATGGTTAAGAGAAATTACAAATGGCAGCCTTATTATTATTAAATTAGGGGCTGGCGATATTGAAAATGATATTAAATTGGCAGTAAAAGCTAATCCCGATATAATTGCTATTGATGGAAAGGAAGGAGGAACGGGAGCAGCTCCTCGAGTTTTACTTGATGAAGTAGGGATTCCCACTCTCTCTGCCTTGGTAAAAGCCCGAGAAGTGTTAGATGAAATAAAAACTTCCCAGGAATTATGGATAGGGGGTGGATTAAATAAAGGTGGCGATTTTGCCAAGGCTTTAGCCTTGGGAGCCGATGCAGTATTTGTTGCCTTCCCTTTACTAATTGCCATGGGTTGTACCTATTGTAGATTGTGTCATGTAGGAAAATGTCCAAAGGGAATTGCCACTCAAGACCCAGAATTAAGAAAAAATTTAAATATTGAAAAAGCCAGCCAGAGCATTGCTTCTTTCATAAGAAATTGCACAGAAGAAATAAAAATGATTACCGGAGCCTGTGGAAAGAATGATGTCCATCATTTAACTAAAGAAGATTTAAGAACCCTAACTTCAGATATGGCAAAAATCAGTGGGGTTAAATTAGTTTCGGATTAAAATGGAAACTTTCTTTTGGATAATTTTAAGTACATTTTTAATCAGTCTAATAGCCTTTGTTGGGGCTTTAGCCTTATTTTTAAAGGAAAGGTTATTGGATAAAATCCTCCTAATCTTTGTTGCTTTTTCAGCCGGAGCTTTAATTGGAGGAGCATTTTTCCATTTAATACCGGAAGCAATTGCCAGAGCTGGAATTAACCAAATTTTAAACACATTTTTTTACTTAATTTTTGGCTTTTGTCTTTTTTTCGTCCTTGAACAATTTATCGGATGGCACCACCATCACACTAGGGAACATCCTGAAATAATGCCATTTTCTTACCTGATTTTAATCAGTGATGCTGTTCATAATTTTATTGATGGTTTAATTATTGCTGCTTCCTTTGTGATTGGATTTCCAATTGGAGCAGTTACTGCTTTAGTGGTAGCCCTGCATGAAATTCCCCAAGAAATTGGTGATTTCGGAGTTTTAGTTTACGGTGGATTTAAGAAAGGCAAGGCTTTGTTTCTCAATTTTATCTCAGGAACTACTGTTGTTTTTGGAGGAATTTTTGGCTTTCTTTTTGCTGAAAAGATAGGGGACAAGACTATTTTTCTTTTACCTTTTGCCGCCGGCACTTTTATTTATATCGCCTGTTCGGATTTGATTCCTGAAATTAAACGGGAAGTAAATATTAAGAATTCACTCATCCATTTTTTCGTATTTTTAGCTGGGATAGGCCTAATGTTAATCATAAAGTTAAGATAACCCCACCTTAATTAAAGGGCTTGACTATAATTCTTGCTTAAATTAAGGTATAATGAAGTTGTGGAAAAAGGTCGATTTTTGAAAAAACTTTAAAATTCATAAAATATTATGGAAGGATATTGCGTAAAGTGTAAAGCTAAAAGAGAAATAAAGGATGAAAAAGAAATAACAATGAAGGGAAAGGGAGGAACAAAAAGAAGAGCATTAACTGGAACTTGTCCTGCTTGTGGGACAAAAATGTTTAGAATTTTAGGGAAAGCTTAAGAATAAAACCTTTCTACCAGAATAAGATAAATTAAAGAATATTTTTAACCCAAGACCGGGAAAACTCGATTTTGGGTTGTTTGTTTTAATAAAATAGCTTTGACTAAGAAAACCCGAAATTGTATTTTTTTTATCTTTAGTGGTTTAATTTTTATTAATATTTTAGCTTGGATTGTTGTTTT
It encodes the following:
- the cadA gene encoding cadmium-translocating P-type ATPase, coding for MTKKITLPIKGMHCESCAKIIEKALLKEKGIISANINFSLAKATIEYNPEKIDKEEKEEIKKAIKKTGYEALEKEGEMKDSSPPATLPQKWAPEIKKGWQRFWFGVVLTLPVFVISTFFYDPKWNLLLFALATPVQVILGWPFYRGTYFALKQKMADMNVLVGLSALTAYFYSLFATFFISGPVFYQASTMVLTTITLGMLLEKISRGRVGEAIKKLMNLEAKRAKILRNGQEIDVSPAEIKKGDIVIVRPGEKIPTDGIITEGRSTIDESMLTGESIPVDKKVGDEVFGATINKEGVFKFKATQVGEETTLSQIIKLVEEAQASKAPIQQIADKVIAWFVPIVVTIALLSFVVWYFWQGSTFLFALTALVAVLVIACPCALGIATPTAIMAGTSRGAEKGILIKGGQYLEKARELTTIVFDKTGTLTKGEPEVTNIRGDVLKLAASLGNNTTHPLDKAIVKEAKSKNIALLNVQNFEAIPGKGIKGKIREKKVLLGNRRLVKSDLGKEWEEEGKTVILISVEGEVKGAIAVADTLKEHSKEAIENLKKMGLKIVMITGDNEKTARAIGEQLRVDEILAEVLPQDKEKEIRRLQNEGKIVGAVGDGINDAPMLVASDIGIAMGAGTDVAKEAGGIILVKDDIRDVVKAIELSRKTFLKIKQNLFLAFIYNVLAIPIAAGLLYPWLGFLLRPEIAALAMILSDISVVSNSLLLRKWN
- a CDS encoding ZIP family metal transporter, which produces METFFWIILSTFLISLIAFVGALALFLKERLLDKILLIFVAFSAGALIGGAFFHLIPEAIARAGINQILNTFFYLIFGFCLFFVLEQFIGWHHHHTREHPEIMPFSYLILISDAVHNFIDGLIIAASFVIGFPIGAVTALVVALHEIPQEIGDFGVLVYGGFKKGKALFLNFISGTTVVFGGIFGFLFAEKIGDKTIFLLPFAAGTFIYIACSDLIPEIKREVNIKNSLIHFFVFLAGIGLMLIIKLR
- a CDS encoding FMN-binding glutamate synthase family protein, which produces MNQNWIREIQERVKGIPISSGRSDKFGKISFDDLVFVPAQLAKRPVDYFKEEISSKTIIGKKSKKPIELKTPIIIGAMSFGALSGEAKIALAKASTIVGTIENTGEGGILSEERKFSKYLIVQYSTGRFGIDEEILKKADAIEIKIGQGAKPGMGGYLPGEKVTEEIARIRKVEKDKEIRSPACHPDIKNVEDLREKVRWLREITNGSLIIIKLGAGDIENDIKLAVKANPDIIAIDGKEGGTGAAPRVLLDEVGIPTLSALVKAREVLDEIKTSQELWIGGGLNKGGDFAKALALGADAVFVAFPLLIAMGCTYCRLCHVGKCPKGIATQDPELRKNLNIEKASQSIASFIRNCTEEIKMITGACGKNDVHHLTKEDLRTLTSDMAKISGVKLVSD